A portion of the Leptospira noumeaensis genome contains these proteins:
- a CDS encoding S8 family serine peptidase — protein sequence MNQLKSIIVLLLFVSFLFGNCRPVDDNDPLSDNLVYFLLLNAIANGREENCFFSPNGSGDALYNDQWHLRNIGQLGGTVGEDANVNSIWNQGTSGNQVIVSVVDDGLDIRHEDLSANISVTARGLNLLNSTIYPTHSYSTSFHGTAVGGVIAARGNNGVGVRGAAPCSKLVGVNILEKSTIYSSDEYRAMINEAARVSISNNSWGSPDGYGWLWPASSLWQQGVREGLLTGKAGKGSVYVWAAGNGANGGTVASPVLVDNANYDGQANFYGVMAIGGIGQDGKKASYSESGANLWAVAHTQGNNATAYTTAISTTDATGSFGLNTGASSGDYSQASYTKKFNGTSSATPLAAGVIALLLSQYPNLSWRDVRELVAYSARKNDPTDTDWSTNGAGLNINHKYGFGAVDATSLLSRASTWTPITANSSSITLTALTPNTPIPDNDLVTGATVNYPVSTGFSYTEYVDLEFTSNHTYFPELYILVISPSGTISFLAEPHGCVNPYSNTFCSTGNTSIATMTGSSTYRFGLARNLGENPNGTWIIRVYDASATDTGSINSVQLRIYGR from the coding sequence ATGAATCAATTGAAAAGTATAATCGTTCTTCTTCTTTTCGTAAGTTTTTTATTTGGGAATTGTAGACCTGTCGATGACAATGATCCATTAAGCGATAACCTGGTTTATTTTCTCCTTTTGAATGCAATTGCCAATGGGAGGGAAGAAAACTGTTTTTTTTCTCCGAATGGTAGCGGAGATGCATTGTATAATGACCAGTGGCATTTACGAAATATTGGTCAACTTGGTGGCACTGTTGGTGAGGATGCTAATGTCAATAGCATTTGGAATCAAGGAACGTCTGGAAACCAAGTCATTGTCAGTGTTGTAGATGATGGTCTGGACATTCGACATGAAGATCTATCTGCAAATATTTCTGTCACCGCTCGCGGGTTAAATCTTCTCAATAGTACAATTTATCCCACACATTCTTATTCTACAAGTTTCCATGGAACTGCTGTTGGTGGAGTGATTGCCGCTAGAGGTAATAATGGGGTTGGTGTTCGTGGAGCTGCCCCTTGCTCAAAGTTAGTTGGTGTTAATATTTTAGAAAAATCTACAATTTATTCTTCTGATGAATATAGGGCTATGATCAATGAGGCGGCTCGCGTTTCCATTTCTAATAATAGTTGGGGTTCACCTGATGGATATGGTTGGCTTTGGCCTGCAAGTTCTCTTTGGCAACAAGGTGTGAGAGAAGGTTTACTCACAGGGAAGGCTGGAAAGGGATCTGTCTATGTTTGGGCTGCAGGAAATGGAGCCAACGGCGGAACCGTTGCTTCACCAGTTCTTGTGGACAATGCGAATTATGACGGCCAAGCGAATTTTTATGGTGTGATGGCCATTGGTGGGATAGGTCAAGATGGAAAGAAGGCCAGTTACTCAGAATCCGGTGCCAATCTTTGGGCTGTGGCACATACACAAGGAAACAATGCGACTGCCTATACCACTGCTATATCAACGACGGATGCAACGGGAAGTTTTGGACTCAATACGGGAGCTAGTTCCGGAGACTATTCACAAGCAAGTTATACAAAAAAATTCAATGGAACTTCATCGGCGACACCTTTGGCAGCTGGAGTGATTGCTCTTTTGTTAAGTCAATATCCCAATTTATCATGGCGTGATGTAAGAGAGTTGGTTGCTTATTCTGCCAGAAAAAATGACCCAACAGATACTGATTGGAGTACGAATGGAGCTGGTTTAAATATCAATCATAAGTATGGTTTTGGTGCAGTAGATGCTACAAGTTTACTCTCAAGGGCTAGTACTTGGACTCCCATCACAGCAAATTCTTCTTCTATTACTTTGACAGCACTCACACCAAATACACCTATTCCTGACAATGATTTAGTGACAGGAGCCACGGTAAACTATCCAGTGAGTACGGGTTTTTCTTATACTGAATATGTTGATCTTGAATTTACTTCAAATCACACATACTTTCCGGAGTTGTATATCCTGGTTATCTCGCCAAGTGGAACGATAAGTTTTTTAGCAGAACCACATGGTTGTGTCAATCCATATAGCAATACTTTTTGTTCAACAGGAAACACATCCAT
- the prfA gene encoding peptide chain release factor 1 translates to MIDRLKKIQEKYLRIEDELAKATASDTLKNLSKERSRLTPVYTKADEYLKITKDCSDAKSLLESENDPDMHAMLKSEIEEGEKRLEELAKELEIMLLPPDPNSGKSILVEIRAGTGGEESGLFCADLFRMYNKYADKQGIRAEIIDASPTGIGGFKEIVFSLDDDKAYDLFKFESGTHRVQRIPETESGGRIHTSAVTVAILPEAEEKEVEIRESDLRIDVYRSSGAGGQHVNTTDSAVRITHIPTGIVVASQEERSQIKNRDKAMRVLRARIVDQMADAAKQSADALKKAQVGSGDRSERIRTYNFPQGRCTDHRIGFTSHNLPSIMEGDLDELIDALVQEDRSKRLAEAKA, encoded by the coding sequence ATGATAGATAGATTGAAAAAAATTCAAGAAAAATACCTGCGTATCGAGGATGAGCTCGCCAAAGCCACCGCATCTGATACATTGAAGAATCTATCGAAAGAAAGATCTCGCCTAACGCCCGTATATACAAAAGCTGATGAATATTTAAAAATAACTAAAGATTGCAGTGATGCAAAATCACTTCTTGAATCCGAAAATGACCCTGATATGCATGCCATGTTGAAATCGGAAATCGAAGAAGGTGAAAAAAGGTTAGAAGAGTTAGCCAAAGAACTTGAAATCATGTTATTACCTCCAGATCCAAATTCAGGAAAAAGTATCCTAGTGGAAATTCGTGCTGGAACTGGTGGAGAAGAATCAGGATTGTTTTGTGCAGATTTATTTAGAATGTACAACAAATATGCTGATAAACAGGGAATTAGAGCAGAAATCATCGATGCCAGTCCGACGGGGATCGGTGGATTTAAAGAGATTGTATTTTCATTAGATGACGATAAAGCTTATGATTTATTCAAATTTGAATCAGGCACCCATCGAGTACAAAGGATTCCTGAAACAGAGTCTGGGGGAAGGATTCATACTTCCGCAGTAACGGTTGCTATACTTCCAGAAGCAGAAGAAAAAGAAGTAGAAATTAGAGAAAGTGACCTCAGAATTGACGTATATCGGTCGTCAGGTGCTGGTGGTCAGCACGTCAACACAACGGACTCTGCTGTTAGGATCACACATATTCCTACTGGCATCGTAGTTGCTTCCCAGGAAGAACGTTCTCAAATTAAAAACCGCGATAAAGCAATGCGGGTTTTACGTGCAAGGATAGTTGACCAAATGGCCGATGCCGCAAAACAAAGCGCAGATGCTTTGAAAAAGGCACAAGTAGGGTCAGGGGATCGGTCAGAACGAATTCGAACGTATAACTTTCCGCAAGGACGTTGTACAGATCATAGAATTGGTTTTACAAGCCATAATTTACCTTCCATTATGGAAGGTGATTTAGATGAGTTGATTGATGCTTTAGTACAAGAAGACAGATCCAAACGATTGGCAGAAGCGAAAGCGTAA
- a CDS encoding EcsC family protein, translating to MNETPSQVKSEGFLEGLIELFAGLEDYRSPYAPTIQPPDNLIQELVQNASFKSGLVSATCSLPPGPLGILSILPELLLVYRIQGHLILDIAALYGKEVQVTKELLLYCLFKHGGTQVFRKIIEESSLKILIRPTTVRAFQTVLEKLGLMISKSIIRKQFARWIPIGGAVVTGTFAYYDTKRVGKTAMELFSKEIHAEEIREFLESQ from the coding sequence GTGAACGAAACACCATCTCAGGTCAAATCCGAAGGTTTTTTAGAGGGTCTAATTGAATTATTTGCAGGTCTAGAGGACTACAGAAGTCCTTATGCGCCCACAATCCAACCTCCAGACAATCTCATCCAAGAATTGGTTCAAAATGCTTCTTTTAAATCGGGGCTCGTGAGCGCCACATGTTCTCTCCCTCCTGGCCCTTTGGGGATTCTCAGTATTCTCCCTGAGTTACTTTTGGTGTACCGAATCCAAGGGCATTTGATTTTAGACATTGCTGCCCTCTATGGAAAGGAAGTCCAAGTCACAAAAGAATTGTTACTCTACTGTCTTTTCAAACATGGAGGAACACAGGTATTTCGAAAAATCATAGAAGAATCGTCCCTTAAAATTTTAATTCGCCCAACGACTGTTAGGGCATTTCAAACTGTTTTGGAAAAATTGGGTTTAATGATATCCAAATCCATCATCCGTAAACAATTTGCTCGTTGGATTCCGATTGGTGGCGCAGTAGTAACAGGGACATTTGCCTATTATGACACAAAACGTGTTGGCAAAACTGCTATGGAGTTATTTTCTAAAGAAATCCATGCCGAAGAAATTCGAGAATTTTTGGAGTCTCAGTGA
- a CDS encoding hydrolase, carbon-nitrogen family protein, translating to MHNLYVPPYKILLFIVLFGFGYFSASLLKNDQTNLPKFDLPKPDISFDFNINLDFNFSKPEVDEEITKPTVPWTQVSIQTNGTDRKYGNLVGIQLVLKPEDFVKEEWWKERIEETLNKGKTSGIFDRKTIVIFPEHTGTGLLYLDEKSRFITADSLESALKTKGENFTFSDLVYLKAEKMVEVYVRTFSALAKQYNVPILAGTIILPNPKIVKGNLVIDPKGPLYNVAIPFSADGKLMDPLVKKSLLTEEEIGIFSPGEPTQDRVWIVPGWKVAIFIGQEVFDQNLYNRLVGKPIDGLISPSSSFPNMKWQNFDLEDVNVWKREGMSKYIKSTKAQDLVQVFMSGHLFGKSWNGKTFNLRDFSNEDQVGSVESPTILNLYF from the coding sequence ATGCATAATTTATACGTTCCACCTTATAAAATTCTTCTATTCATAGTTTTGTTTGGATTCGGTTATTTTTCTGCTTCTTTATTGAAAAATGATCAGACCAATTTGCCGAAGTTTGATTTACCTAAACCAGACATTAGTTTTGATTTTAACATTAATTTAGATTTCAATTTTAGCAAACCAGAAGTTGATGAAGAAATTACAAAACCAACAGTTCCATGGACACAAGTATCCATTCAAACAAACGGAACGGATCGAAAGTATGGAAACTTAGTTGGGATTCAATTAGTTTTAAAACCGGAAGATTTTGTAAAAGAAGAATGGTGGAAAGAACGAATCGAAGAAACCTTAAACAAAGGTAAAACTTCTGGAATTTTTGATCGTAAAACTATCGTTATCTTTCCTGAACATACTGGTACAGGATTATTGTATCTAGATGAAAAATCTAGATTTATAACTGCAGATTCTTTGGAATCAGCTTTAAAAACCAAAGGAGAAAATTTTACATTTTCAGATTTGGTTTATTTAAAAGCCGAAAAAATGGTAGAAGTTTATGTTCGCACTTTTTCTGCATTGGCGAAACAATACAATGTTCCTATTCTAGCTGGAACTATTATTTTACCAAATCCTAAAATCGTAAAAGGTAACCTAGTCATTGATCCAAAAGGTCCGTTGTATAATGTTGCCATTCCATTTTCAGCAGATGGGAAACTTATGGATCCGCTGGTTAAAAAATCCCTTCTTACAGAAGAAGAAATAGGTATTTTTTCCCCTGGTGAACCAACACAAGATCGGGTTTGGATTGTACCTGGATGGAAGGTTGCAATTTTTATTGGCCAGGAAGTTTTTGATCAGAACCTTTACAACCGACTTGTCGGAAAACCAATTGATGGTTTGATCTCACCTTCTTCCTCATTTCCAAATATGAAATGGCAAAACTTTGATTTAGAAGATGTTAATGTTTGGAAACGAGAAGGGATGTCAAAATACATTAAATCAACAAAAGCCCAAGATCTTGTACAAGTGTTTATGTCTGGGCACTTATTTGGAAAATCTTGGAATGGAAAAACATTTAACCTCAGGGACTTTTCCAATGAAGACCAGGTGGGATCGGTAGAAAGCCCTACAATCTTAAATTTGTACTTTTAG
- a CDS encoding NUDIX domain-containing protein translates to MSKHGFFQITQKLFLRNGENLLVLRDRKSGHGDLPGGRMNEDEFFTDWSESIFREVSEELGEQIKIDVNPEPIFIHKHMVNEGNIPCVIVAYTANLIAGDIQLSEEHDFMDWVNIKTFDPSKLFSEYMLEAVQLYLKKYA, encoded by the coding sequence GTGAGTAAACATGGATTTTTTCAAATCACTCAGAAGTTATTCCTTCGTAATGGCGAAAACTTACTCGTTTTACGTGATAGGAAATCTGGGCATGGAGATCTTCCTGGTGGCAGGATGAATGAAGATGAATTTTTTACAGACTGGTCTGAAAGTATTTTCCGCGAAGTTTCAGAAGAATTGGGTGAACAAATTAAAATTGATGTAAACCCAGAGCCAATTTTTATTCATAAACATATGGTAAACGAGGGAAATATCCCTTGTGTCATTGTTGCTTATACTGCCAATTTAATTGCCGGTGATATTCAATTATCAGAAGAACATGATTTTATGGACTGGGTAAATATAAAAACCTTTGATCCATCTAAACTTTTTTCGGAGTATATGTTGGAAGCAGTCCAACTCTATTTAAAAAAATATGCATAA
- a CDS encoding alcohol dehydrogenase catalytic domain-containing protein: MNLKFRAKDYKSDDSFESAEYEYFGNETEGWEIKRNGQPYLHLGPGYIPLKTISCGVCSTDIDRRFLPFPLPQIIGHEVLAEGLGENQGKQFVVEINDTYEARGDQNPDQFCKEGIPTHSPERRVLGIDRLPGGFGPYILAPIHAAISLEGVSPKAAVLMEPFAAALQAILASPPKPGDHVAVLGPRRLGSLILAALASYRKTNKSDFRITAITRHDHLVTLSKSMGADAVVDLRKTDISNLKDQFDIVYDTTSTTSGFESAIQIAKREVHLKTTNGQIMAGIAHLTELVVDELSILPYSDANARFHWKKENRHNQNVFLFPGVSESIKENLKKQFTVFEGSASDAENILNSEKFSNHLPRFDLVVVSNPEELSLAIRPNPNHENSLVRPRGAILVDTNNENKWSEETKLVSKFFSEGKEIHSSRCGDFHMAISLLRDNPEITKALETNLISHRFSSDQLELAYATAKDPSSVKVVVDFN; this comes from the coding sequence ATGAACTTAAAATTTCGAGCTAAGGATTACAAATCCGATGACTCGTTTGAATCTGCAGAATACGAGTATTTTGGCAATGAAACAGAAGGTTGGGAAATCAAACGGAACGGCCAACCCTACCTACATTTAGGCCCTGGTTACATTCCTCTCAAAACCATTTCTTGTGGAGTTTGTTCCACTGATATAGACCGACGTTTTTTACCTTTTCCTTTGCCCCAAATCATTGGCCACGAAGTTCTTGCTGAAGGATTAGGTGAAAACCAAGGCAAACAATTTGTAGTCGAAATCAACGACACCTACGAAGCCAGGGGAGACCAAAACCCTGACCAATTTTGCAAGGAAGGAATTCCCACACATTCACCAGAAAGACGAGTTTTAGGAATCGATAGACTTCCTGGTGGATTTGGTCCTTATATTTTGGCGCCAATTCACGCGGCCATTTCTCTCGAAGGAGTATCTCCCAAAGCAGCTGTTTTAATGGAACCATTTGCGGCCGCCTTACAAGCCATCCTTGCCTCGCCTCCGAAACCAGGTGACCATGTAGCAGTACTTGGTCCACGCAGATTGGGGAGTTTGATTTTAGCGGCACTTGCATCTTATAGAAAAACCAACAAATCTGATTTTCGCATAACGGCAATCACAAGGCATGACCATTTGGTTACCCTATCAAAATCTATGGGGGCAGACGCCGTTGTTGATCTTCGCAAAACAGACATTAGTAACCTGAAAGATCAATTTGATATCGTTTACGACACAACTTCCACAACTTCAGGATTTGAATCGGCAATTCAAATTGCCAAAAGGGAAGTCCATTTAAAAACAACCAATGGACAAATTATGGCGGGGATTGCTCATCTGACAGAACTTGTGGTTGATGAACTTTCGATCCTTCCCTATTCAGATGCCAATGCACGTTTCCATTGGAAAAAAGAAAATCGTCATAACCAGAACGTATTTTTGTTTCCTGGTGTTTCAGAATCCATCAAAGAGAACTTAAAAAAACAATTCACTGTTTTTGAAGGAAGTGCTTCTGATGCTGAGAACATATTAAATTCGGAAAAATTTTCCAATCATTTGCCTCGATTTGATCTGGTAGTTGTTTCAAATCCAGAAGAGTTGAGTTTGGCAATTCGTCCCAATCCCAATCATGAAAATTCATTGGTTCGTCCAAGAGGAGCCATCCTCGTGGATACTAACAATGAAAACAAATGGTCAGAAGAAACAAAACTTGTTTCCAAGTTTTTTTCTGAAGGAAAAGAAATTCATAGCTCCCGTTGTGGAGACTTTCATATGGCGATTTCTTTACTTCGAGACAATCCAGAAATCACCAAGGCTTTAGAAACCAATTTGATTTCTCATCGTTTTTCTTCTGACCAATTGGAATTGGCTTATGCTACTGCAAAAGATCCTTCCAGTGTCAAAGTAGTGGTCGATTTTAATTAA
- a CDS encoding rhomboid family intramembrane serine protease has product MRSFIWEFPLTAGFSLFLFLLYPIVSIFFPDLVGVYFIATPGEFAPINWILSTFFHGSGAHLLSNLFFLLLLGRVVENRVGKERWLLFYFMAGLLSVLGDSLVRGLILGDRTPIVGASGAISGLASAATLLSPFRFPLSKTKSIPFPVFLFGWMMVYSDVTNLFARDQVAHWAHLGGFFSVFVTSYLLGDKERREIRQGFLLNFTFFTLTIILLFFINNR; this is encoded by the coding sequence CGGATTTTCATTATTCTTATTTTTATTGTATCCGATTGTTTCCATTTTTTTTCCAGATTTGGTAGGGGTTTATTTTATAGCCACTCCCGGTGAATTTGCACCCATCAACTGGATTCTATCTACTTTTTTCCATGGATCGGGAGCTCATTTACTTTCTAATTTATTTTTCCTATTACTGCTCGGTCGCGTAGTGGAAAATCGTGTTGGTAAAGAAAGGTGGTTATTATTTTATTTTATGGCGGGTTTATTATCTGTGTTAGGCGATTCATTGGTTCGGGGTTTGATTTTGGGTGATCGAACTCCGATTGTCGGAGCCAGTGGTGCCATATCTGGTTTGGCTTCTGCCGCAACTTTACTTTCTCCGTTTCGTTTTCCCTTATCCAAAACAAAATCCATTCCTTTTCCGGTATTTTTATTCGGTTGGATGATGGTTTATTCTGATGTGACCAATTTGTTTGCGCGTGACCAAGTGGCACACTGGGCACATCTTGGTGGTTTTTTCTCAGTCTTTGTTACGAGTTATTTACTTGGTGATAAAGAAAGGCGAGAAATCAGGCAGGGCTTTCTATTAAACTTTACCTTTTTTACATTGACTATCATTCTTCTTTTTTTTATCAACAATAGGTAA